Proteins from a genomic interval of Flammeovirgaceae bacterium SG7u.111:
- the leuC gene encoding 3-isopropylmalate dehydratase large subunit, with protein sequence MMGKTLFEKVWDAHVVHSINDTTHILYIDKHLVHEVTSPQAFSGLEKRGIKAFRPQNTVATPDHNVPTENQHLPIQEELSRLQVAKLKDNCEKYGVQMFGLGHKYHGIVHIIGPELGITQPGMTIVCGDSHTSTHGAFGSIAFGIGTSQVESVLATQCLLQAKPKTMKIQIDGTLSKGVLSKDIILYIISKISSSGGTGYFVEFCGTAIEALSMEARMTICNMSIEMGARGGMIAPDQTTFEYIQGREFAPKGEGWDKAVAYWSTLKSDDDAKFDKELYIDAADIAPMVTYGTNPGMGVKVDSSIPTLDTIDGENNQITFKKSLDYMGFAPGDKMLGKKIDWIFLGSCTNGRIEDLRIFADYVKGKKKAEHINDLIVPGSKLVEKQAKEEGLDKIIEEAGFKFREPGCSACLAMNDDKVPKGQYSISTSNRNFEGRQGPGARTLLASPLTVAAAAINGYITDVRESN encoded by the coding sequence ATAATGGGAAAAACTCTGTTCGAAAAAGTGTGGGATGCACATGTTGTTCACAGCATTAATGATACTACCCATATTCTATATATCGACAAGCACTTAGTGCACGAAGTGACCAGTCCTCAGGCTTTTTCTGGGCTCGAAAAAAGAGGCATTAAAGCCTTTCGCCCTCAAAATACAGTAGCAACACCTGACCATAACGTTCCTACAGAAAACCAACATTTGCCTATCCAAGAAGAGCTTTCAAGGCTACAAGTAGCAAAGTTGAAAGACAACTGCGAGAAATATGGCGTACAGATGTTTGGCCTAGGGCACAAGTACCACGGTATTGTTCATATCATCGGTCCTGAGCTAGGTATTACTCAACCAGGCATGACGATAGTATGTGGCGATTCTCACACTTCTACTCACGGTGCATTTGGTTCTATTGCTTTCGGAATTGGCACTAGCCAAGTGGAAAGTGTTTTGGCTACTCAGTGCCTTTTACAGGCTAAGCCAAAAACCATGAAAATCCAAATAGATGGTACTTTGTCCAAAGGAGTTCTTTCAAAAGATATTATCCTTTACATCATCTCTAAAATTTCTTCTTCGGGAGGTACAGGTTATTTTGTAGAATTCTGTGGCACGGCGATCGAAGCTCTTTCTATGGAAGCAAGGATGACCATCTGTAACATGTCTATTGAGATGGGCGCGAGAGGTGGCATGATAGCTCCTGACCAAACTACTTTTGAGTATATACAAGGAAGAGAATTCGCACCAAAAGGCGAAGGTTGGGACAAAGCAGTTGCTTACTGGAGCACATTGAAATCTGATGACGATGCGAAGTTTGACAAAGAGCTTTACATCGACGCTGCGGATATTGCCCCAATGGTAACTTACGGTACCAACCCTGGCATGGGCGTAAAAGTTGATAGTTCAATCCCTACGTTGGACACCATCGACGGAGAAAACAACCAAATCACGTTCAAGAAATCTTTGGATTACATGGGTTTTGCCCCTGGCGATAAAATGCTAGGCAAAAAAATCGACTGGATTTTCTTGGGAAGCTGTACCAACGGCAGAATAGAAGATTTGAGAATTTTTGCCGATTATGTGAAAGGAAAGAAAAAGGCCGAGCACATTAACGACCTTATAGTTCCAGGTTCTAAACTTGTTGAAAAACAAGCAAAGGAAGAAGGATTGGATAAGATTATTGAAGAAGCTGGTTTCAAATTCCGTGAACCAGGTTGCTCAGCATGTTTGGCTATGAATGATGATAAAGTTCCTAAAGGGCAGTACAGCATTTCTACGTCAAACAGAAACTTTGAAGGAAGACAAGGACCAGGTGCCAGAACTTTATTGGCCAGCCCACTTACTGTAGCAGCCGCTGCTATCAATGGGTACATCACTGATGTGAGAGAAAGCAACTAA
- a CDS encoding phosphatidylserine decarboxylase family protein: protein MTIHKEGHLILIVTLVVLGAITVGVKTFFPDPAWIYYLTATASLVFFLLILQFFRSPKRIVPVNTKHVIAPADGKVVVIEETVENEYFKEARRQVSIFMSPVNVHINRNPIAGIVKYFKYHPGKYLVAWHPKSSTENERTTTVVQHESGIEILFRQIAGAMARRIRWYINEGDKVDQGEEFGFIKFGSRVDIFLPLDAEVKVSLEQKTVGGQTVIAELA from the coding sequence ATGACCATTCATAAGGAAGGGCATCTCATTTTGATAGTAACCTTAGTTGTGCTAGGCGCAATTACGGTTGGCGTAAAAACCTTTTTCCCTGACCCAGCGTGGATATATTACCTCACTGCTACGGCAAGCCTTGTATTTTTCTTGCTTATCCTTCAGTTCTTCAGAAGCCCTAAAAGGATTGTGCCAGTCAATACCAAACATGTTATTGCCCCTGCCGACGGAAAAGTTGTAGTGATAGAAGAAACAGTAGAAAACGAATATTTCAAAGAAGCACGTAGGCAAGTCTCTATTTTTATGTCCCCAGTAAATGTACATATCAACAGAAACCCTATTGCTGGAATAGTTAAGTATTTTAAATACCACCCGGGCAAATATTTGGTAGCGTGGCACCCAAAATCTAGTACTGAAAATGAGCGTACGACCACGGTAGTCCAACATGAAAGCGGAATAGAAATTCTCTTTAGACAAATAGCCGGCGCTATGGCCCGCCGAATTAGGTGGTACATAAATGAAGGAGACAAGGTAGACCAAGGTGAAGAATTTGGCTTCATTAAGTTTGGATCAAGGGTAGATATATTTTTGCCTCTTGATGCAGAAGTTAAAGTCTCCCTTGAACAGAAAACCGTAGGTGGGCAAACTGTTATTGCAGAATTAGCATAG